The proteins below come from a single Holdemania massiliensis genomic window:
- a CDS encoding BlaI/MecI/CopY family transcriptional regulator, whose protein sequence is MEQELKLHEAEYRFACIIWDNEPLTSGELAQLCLKQLNWQRTTTYTVLKKLCIKGFFKNENAVVTALIKKEQVQQYESRKVLENLFDNSLPVFLTAFMSGRKISEDEAAQLKALIDQHQESDDEHAA, encoded by the coding sequence ATGGAACAGGAACTGAAGCTGCACGAAGCGGAGTATCGCTTTGCCTGCATTATCTGGGATAATGAACCACTGACCTCAGGCGAGCTGGCTCAGCTATGTCTGAAACAGCTGAACTGGCAGCGCACCACGACGTATACAGTATTAAAAAAGCTTTGTATCAAAGGCTTTTTCAAAAATGAAAATGCCGTGGTAACCGCGTTAATTAAAAAGGAACAGGTGCAGCAGTATGAAAGCCGCAAGGTGCTGGAGAATTTATTTGACAACTCACTGCCAGTATTTTTGACTGCCTTTATGTCCGGCCGCAAAATCAGCGAAGATGAGGCTGCACAGTTAAAAGCGCTGATTGATCAGCATCAGGAGTCTGACGATGAACACGCTGCTTAG
- a CDS encoding pentapeptide repeat-containing protein, with protein sequence MKQTKKEPQAPRLPAELEKVVLRAELVRQDKLIGYAIVDDLWPEEKAQGKEFSECCLTKVTMAPMSEKNYFVDVIFDHCDLSNCQMSESTLRRVVFDHCRMTGADLSRCVMQDVVFLNCALDYSNFAFSSFKNCRLADCVCTQSSFSEGKFTAFEIQRCKLDESEFFHSHLQGVDLSSCTIEGIALCGDELKGVIVNPSQAVDLARVLGIIIKEE encoded by the coding sequence ATGAAACAAACAAAAAAAGAACCGCAGGCTCCACGTCTGCCAGCTGAGTTGGAAAAGGTGGTGCTGAGGGCGGAACTGGTCCGACAGGACAAGCTGATCGGCTATGCGATCGTTGATGATCTGTGGCCGGAAGAAAAAGCGCAGGGGAAGGAATTCAGCGAGTGCTGTCTGACCAAAGTCACAATGGCGCCGATGAGTGAAAAGAATTACTTTGTCGATGTGATTTTTGATCACTGTGATTTATCAAACTGTCAAATGAGTGAAAGTACGCTGCGAAGGGTCGTATTCGATCATTGCCGCATGACTGGCGCGGATTTATCACGCTGTGTCATGCAGGACGTCGTTTTTCTCAACTGTGCGCTGGATTATTCCAACTTTGCCTTTTCCAGCTTTAAAAACTGCCGGCTGGCCGACTGTGTCTGTACGCAGTCCTCATTCAGTGAAGGCAAGTTCACCGCGTTTGAAATTCAGCGCTGCAAGCTGGATGAAAGCGAGTTTTTCCACAGCCATCTTCAAGGGGTGGATCTGTCTTCCTGTACGATTGAGGGCATTGCACTGTGCGGAGATGAACTGAAGGGCGTGATTGTCAATCCTTCCCAGGCTGTGGATCTGGCAAGGGTCTTGGGGATTATCATTAAGGAAGAATAA
- a CDS encoding EAL domain-containing protein: protein MVSQKIILVVEDNEINRAMLCAILEPEYKVLEAENGLEALKVLNDQKDNISLILLDIVMPVMDGYTFLSILKNDPSISSIPVIVATQNDNEADEVAALSHGATDFVAKPYRPQIILHRVASIISLRENAAMVNQFRYDRLTGLYSKEFFYRRVREELQAHPEQEYDMLCSNIENFKLINDILGVPAGDQLLVSVAEMIQEKIAEYGICGRLSADQFACLIRRPPAYSQDYFIHANSEINTLANMQNVVVKWGVYVIRDKQVSVEQMCDRALLAVRRIKGQYNIYVAAYDDTLRNKLLREQTITDSMEAALEEKQFVIYLQPKFQIKDDQLVGAEALVRWNHPKWGFQSPAEFIPLFERNGFITKLDQYVWDQTCATLRRWDEAGYPQISVSVNVSRADIYNSDLIEFLTRTLTKYELQPSRLHLEITESAYTENPGQIIATVQQLRTLGFVIEMDDFGSGYSSLNMLNQLPLDILKLDMKFIQNETAKPTNQGILRFIMSLARWMNLSVIAEGVETREQLERLRETGCDYVQGYYFARPMPCDEFEKLLLQHQKQTGKTVQDDSARIADQQKPMLLLADGDVRYCQAMRGILSQQYQVQCVSDGQSVLTCLDTYASQIRLIILSLDLKEPAGIEVLQKLQHRIEVRDVPIIATGCWDEQLEETALNIGADDFAGKPHTPMSLWKRVQRTQSLNVLRRQEQLLREEANRDDLTGLLNRRGLYAVCQSLRQDDAPLALFLFDLDNLKKVNNQLGRDQGDQRICQFSRLLRSHFRQSDIAARLGQDEFIVIMKKAAYKEAVLKKGRDLSQAFTEVKWNQDVPLTVSAGIAMWDLSETLDEMLVRADSALKWAKSGCQNRCCLWEEANLWGIGNKHVKM, encoded by the coding sequence ATGGTTTCACAGAAAATAATCTTAGTTGTGGAAGATAATGAAATTAACCGAGCCATGCTTTGCGCAATTTTAGAGCCGGAGTATAAAGTGCTGGAAGCGGAAAATGGTTTGGAAGCGCTGAAAGTACTGAATGATCAGAAAGATAACATTTCATTGATTTTATTAGATATCGTGATGCCAGTGATGGATGGCTACACTTTTTTGTCGATTTTGAAAAACGATCCTTCCATCTCCTCGATTCCGGTAATTGTTGCCACTCAGAATGATAATGAAGCGGATGAAGTTGCCGCGTTGTCGCATGGGGCAACGGATTTTGTGGCCAAGCCGTATCGGCCTCAGATTATTCTGCACCGTGTTGCCAGCATCATCAGTCTGCGGGAAAACGCCGCAATGGTCAATCAGTTCCGCTATGATCGGCTGACCGGTCTTTACAGCAAGGAGTTCTTTTACCGCCGGGTGCGGGAAGAACTGCAGGCTCATCCCGAACAGGAATATGACATGCTTTGTTCCAATATTGAGAATTTTAAACTGATCAATGATATTTTAGGCGTGCCTGCCGGCGATCAGCTGCTGGTCAGTGTCGCTGAAATGATCCAGGAGAAAATCGCGGAATACGGCATCTGCGGAAGGCTGAGCGCGGATCAGTTTGCCTGTCTCATTCGCCGTCCGCCGGCGTATTCGCAGGACTATTTTATTCATGCCAATTCGGAAATCAACACGCTGGCAAACATGCAGAACGTCGTTGTGAAATGGGGCGTTTATGTAATCCGCGATAAGCAGGTCTCGGTGGAACAGATGTGCGATCGGGCCTTGCTTGCCGTGCGCCGGATCAAGGGCCAGTATAATATCTATGTTGCGGCTTATGATGATACGCTGCGCAACAAGCTGTTGCGGGAACAGACGATTACCGACAGTATGGAAGCGGCTCTGGAAGAAAAGCAGTTTGTCATTTATCTGCAGCCAAAGTTTCAGATCAAGGATGATCAGCTGGTCGGTGCGGAAGCGCTGGTTCGCTGGAACCATCCGAAATGGGGATTTCAGTCCCCGGCTGAATTCATTCCGCTGTTTGAACGAAATGGGTTTATTACGAAGCTGGATCAGTATGTCTGGGATCAGACCTGCGCGACGCTGCGGCGTTGGGATGAGGCGGGTTATCCGCAGATTTCCGTCTCTGTCAATGTGTCCCGAGCCGATATCTACAACAGCGATCTGATCGAATTTTTAACGCGGACGCTGACGAAATATGAGCTGCAGCCTTCCCGTTTGCATCTGGAAATCACAGAAAGTGCCTATACGGAAAATCCCGGACAGATCATCGCAACGGTGCAGCAGCTGAGGACGCTGGGTTTTGTGATCGAAATGGATGATTTTGGCAGCGGATATTCCTCGCTGAACATGCTGAATCAGCTGCCGCTCGATATTTTGAAGCTGGATATGAAATTTATTCAGAATGAGACGGCAAAGCCGACCAATCAGGGAATTCTGCGCTTTATCATGAGTTTGGCGCGGTGGATGAACCTGAGCGTGATCGCTGAGGGCGTGGAAACCCGGGAGCAGCTGGAACGGCTGCGGGAAACCGGCTGTGATTATGTGCAGGGTTATTATTTTGCCCGTCCCATGCCTTGCGATGAATTTGAAAAGCTGCTGCTTCAGCACCAGAAACAAACCGGAAAGACCGTTCAGGATGACTCGGCAAGGATTGCTGATCAGCAAAAACCGATGCTTTTGTTAGCGGATGGGGATGTTCGCTATTGTCAGGCGATGCGCGGCATCCTGAGCCAGCAGTATCAGGTTCAGTGTGTCAGCGACGGTCAAAGTGTTTTAACTTGTCTGGATACATATGCCAGTCAGATTCGGCTGATTATTTTAAGTCTGGATTTAAAGGAGCCTGCCGGAATTGAAGTGCTGCAAAAGCTGCAGCATCGGATTGAGGTGCGGGATGTTCCGATCATTGCAACCGGCTGTTGGGACGAGCAGCTGGAAGAAACAGCCTTGAATATCGGTGCGGATGATTTTGCAGGGAAGCCGCATACACCGATGAGCTTGTGGAAACGCGTGCAGCGGACCCAGAGTTTAAATGTTCTGCGGCGGCAGGAACAGCTGTTAAGAGAGGAAGCCAATCGGGATGATTTAACAGGTCTGTTAAACCGGCGGGGATTGTATGCAGTTTGTCAGTCGCTGCGTCAGGATGACGCACCGTTGGCCCTGTTTCTGTTTGATCTGGATAATCTGAAAAAGGTGAATAATCAGCTCGGTCGGGATCAAGGGGATCAGCGAATTTGCCAGTTCAGCCGTCTGCTGCGTTCCCATTTCCGTCAAAGCGATATTGCCGCCCGCTTGGGTCAGGATGAGTTCATCGTGATTATGAAAAAGGCGGCATACAAGGAAGCCGTTTTAAAAAAGGGACGGGATTTGAGTCAGGCCTTCACCGAAGTAAAGTGGAACCAGGATGTTCCGCTGACGGTATCCGCTGGGATTGCGATGTGGGATTTGAGCGAAACGCTGGATGAAATGCTGGTTCGGGCTGACAGCGCGCTGAAATGGGCGAAAAGCGGATGTCAGAATCGCTGTTGTTTATGGGAGGAAGCCAATCTATGGGGGATCGGGAACAAACATGTCAAAATGTAG
- a CDS encoding PAS domain-containing protein — protein sequence MGDREQTCQNVVEQFCKAWFEARNVEKTLEYLCSDIQYIGTAQQEAACGLEAMRAYLTADIRALNTSFSVTFPSINCRLLQPALGTVFTEIILQNSQCAGHLRGFFILCCQEEQWKIQSLHFAEPGRSQKGQRSYPQSLVTERLHRQREELLNETLPGGMMGGYLAEDFPFYYINRQMLDYLGYKDEAEFVADIQGKIINCMHPDDRTRVDKEVGVQLEKGHEYTVEYRMKRQDGTYIWVHDLGRRILAENGCPAISSVCYDITAQVRAQEEVMRLYNNIPGAVFRCRYDSALSVVSANDGLFDFIGYTRTEFAALGNKLAAIMEPEDLPEVTQRLHEQIKPGEAIHIENRLRTKHGKVKWVSVKAQLFVENNQPYFDCVFIDITEEKQQRRREKELYERELRYFVEAASGNQSGQGRLNLTQNVLESYLTTANFAVAQVGDSYDQVIDQFARSAMETEIGQHIAEQMQRSQVLTDYTVGKTEYHFEFLRSTRDGAFWSHTTFHSCMNPETSELIVFFYTLDITEKKLQEQLLDQIVSLNYDIIAEIDAASQTLKIHASNEPIIPIGKQLPQAIEQLAQDYVKPEFAAEYHRQLNLETMKSQLANQESYTFSIEMLDDQGQTRVKLYKVFYLDRRLNRLCVTRSDVTEVVRQEQMQKAELAAALNAAQQANAAKTDFLSRMSHEIRTPMNAILGMSAVAAQSMHDPARMKESIEKIQLSSKFLLGLINDILDMSRIESGKLLLSNGILQTQKLINSVSTLGAGQAAAKGVTYQCIVEPSLHMEYMGDSMKLQQVLVNILSNAVKFTPPGGQVVMTARQVQQKKDNAVVQFVISDTGVGIKSEFLPHLFEPFSQESTGTTAAYGGSGLGLAISKSIVDLMDGHISVQSEKGQGTQFVVEVRLGMTSQTVQQDCQTALQLETEASEQDLEQLDFTGLRLLLAEDNLINTEVAVMLLQDKGFTVDTAENGEQALQLYRASAENDYAAVLMDIRMPVMDGLTAAAQIRQSPRFDAAEIPIIAMTANAFDDDIAKSLAAGMNAHLAKPIDPDLLMRTLDALIRKKASGNLR from the coding sequence ATGGGGGATCGGGAACAAACATGTCAAAATGTAGTTGAACAGTTCTGCAAAGCCTGGTTTGAAGCGCGGAATGTGGAAAAAACACTTGAATATCTCTGCTCAGATATTCAATATATTGGAACAGCCCAACAGGAGGCGGCCTGCGGTCTGGAAGCCATGCGGGCTTATTTAACAGCGGATATTCGGGCATTAAATACATCTTTTTCTGTGACGTTTCCTTCGATAAACTGCCGTCTTCTGCAGCCGGCTTTAGGTACGGTTTTTACTGAGATCATTCTTCAAAACTCCCAATGTGCCGGGCATCTGCGGGGGTTTTTTATCTTGTGCTGCCAGGAGGAACAATGGAAGATTCAGAGCCTGCATTTTGCCGAGCCTGGCCGCAGTCAGAAAGGACAGCGGTCTTATCCTCAGTCGCTGGTGACAGAACGGCTGCATCGTCAGCGGGAAGAATTGTTGAATGAAACGCTGCCGGGCGGAATGATGGGCGGATATCTGGCAGAGGATTTCCCGTTTTATTACATCAATCGGCAGATGCTGGATTATCTGGGATATAAGGATGAAGCAGAATTTGTTGCGGATATTCAAGGAAAGATCATCAACTGCATGCATCCGGATGATCGAACGCGGGTCGATAAAGAAGTGGGCGTCCAGTTGGAAAAGGGGCATGAATACACGGTGGAATATCGGATGAAGCGTCAGGACGGTACGTACATCTGGGTCCATGATTTAGGCCGCCGGATTCTGGCTGAGAATGGCTGTCCGGCCATCTCCTCAGTGTGCTACGATATCACAGCTCAGGTTCGGGCACAGGAAGAAGTGATGCGGCTTTACAACAACATTCCCGGTGCTGTCTTCCGCTGCCGTTATGACTCTGCGCTGAGTGTTGTCAGCGCGAATGATGGTTTGTTTGATTTTATCGGGTATACCCGCACTGAGTTTGCCGCTCTGGGCAACAAGCTGGCCGCGATCATGGAACCTGAGGATCTGCCGGAGGTCACTCAGCGGCTGCATGAACAGATAAAGCCGGGGGAAGCGATTCACATTGAAAATCGGCTGCGGACGAAACACGGTAAAGTCAAATGGGTTTCCGTGAAAGCTCAGCTGTTTGTTGAGAACAATCAGCCGTATTTTGACTGCGTGTTCATCGATATTACTGAAGAGAAACAACAGCGGCGCCGGGAAAAGGAACTCTATGAAAGGGAACTTCGATATTTCGTAGAAGCCGCCAGCGGCAATCAAAGCGGCCAGGGCCGGCTGAATCTGACACAGAATGTTTTGGAAAGCTATCTGACGACAGCCAATTTCGCGGTTGCCCAGGTTGGCGACAGCTATGATCAAGTGATTGATCAGTTTGCCCGTTCAGCAATGGAGACAGAGATCGGTCAGCACATTGCCGAACAGATGCAGCGAAGTCAGGTGCTTACTGATTACACCGTCGGCAAAACAGAATATCATTTTGAATTTCTGCGCAGCACGCGCGACGGGGCGTTTTGGAGTCATACGACATTTCATTCCTGCATGAATCCGGAAACCTCGGAACTGATCGTTTTCTTTTACACTTTGGATATTACAGAGAAGAAGCTGCAGGAACAGCTGCTGGATCAGATCGTCAGTCTGAATTACGATATTATTGCGGAAATCGATGCCGCATCGCAGACATTGAAGATTCACGCATCCAATGAACCGATCATTCCGATTGGGAAGCAGCTGCCGCAGGCCATTGAACAGCTGGCACAGGATTATGTAAAACCGGAGTTTGCGGCGGAGTATCATCGTCAGCTGAACCTGGAAACAATGAAAAGCCAGCTGGCGAATCAGGAGTCGTATACCTTTTCAATTGAAATGTTGGATGATCAGGGCCAGACACGGGTCAAGCTTTACAAAGTCTTTTATCTTGATCGGCGCTTGAACCGTTTATGCGTAACACGCAGTGATGTGACCGAGGTCGTACGTCAGGAACAAATGCAGAAAGCGGAGCTGGCGGCTGCCCTCAATGCCGCTCAGCAGGCCAATGCGGCCAAAACCGATTTCCTTTCGCGGATGTCGCATGAGATCCGCACCCCGATGAATGCCATTTTGGGCATGAGTGCAGTCGCTGCTCAATCCATGCACGATCCAGCCAGAATGAAGGAAAGCATCGAAAAAATTCAGCTGTCTTCAAAATTCCTGCTGGGATTAATCAATGATATCCTGGATATGAGCCGAATTGAAAGCGGAAAGCTGCTTTTAAGCAATGGTATTCTTCAGACCCAGAAACTGATCAACAGTGTCAGTACCCTAGGCGCAGGGCAGGCCGCGGCGAAGGGGGTAACCTATCAATGTATTGTCGAACCTTCACTTCATATGGAATACATGGGAGATTCGATGAAGCTCCAGCAGGTTCTGGTGAATATTTTAAGCAACGCTGTCAAGTTTACACCGCCGGGCGGACAAGTGGTCATGACGGCCCGTCAGGTTCAGCAGAAAAAAGATAATGCCGTGGTTCAGTTTGTCATCTCGGATACTGGAGTCGGAATCAAGTCGGAGTTTTTGCCGCATTTGTTTGAGCCATTTTCCCAAGAATCTACCGGAACGACCGCAGCGTATGGCGGCAGCGGCTTAGGGCTGGCAATTTCCAAAAGTATTGTGGATCTGATGGATGGTCATATCAGCGTTCAGTCTGAGAAAGGGCAGGGAACGCAGTTTGTCGTCGAGGTCCGCTTAGGCATGACTTCGCAAACTGTCCAACAAGATTGCCAGACAGCGCTGCAGTTGGAAACAGAAGCGTCTGAGCAGGATTTAGAGCAGCTGGACTTTACCGGGCTGCGGCTGTTATTGGCCGAAGACAATCTCATCAATACCGAGGTGGCGGTCATGCTTCTGCAGGATAAAGGGTTTACCGTAGATACAGCAGAAAACGGCGAACAGGCGCTGCAGCTTTATCGTGCCTCTGCCGAAAATGATTATGCCGCAGTTTTGATGGACATCCGCATGCCGGTGATGGATGGTTTAACCGCTGCTGCGCAAATCCGTCAGTCACCGCGTTTTGATGCGGCAGAGATTCCGATCATTGCGATGACGGCCAATGCTTTTGATGATGATATTGCCAAAAGTTTGGCGGCCGGCATGAACGCGCATCTGGCCAAGCCGATTGATCCAGATCTGTTGATGAGGACCTTGGATGCCTTGATTCGGAAAAAGGCGTCTGGAAATTTGCGTTAG
- a CDS encoding response regulator transcription factor, translating into MFKILIVEDEEKIRVELQNLLNRYGYEAMVLDDFHEVDHQILQIQPHLVLLDINLPEMDGYMICRSIRQQSSIPVLMVTSRSSDLDELMSMSLGADDFITKPYNVQILLAHIQAVLKRAYPQDQGRLLEVNGVTLDLSKGCVMHEHQSVELTKNEIRILWLLMRKQGTIVSRDEIMTDLWQSEEFVDDNTLTVNINRLRRKLESIGVSPDYLSTKRGLGYRI; encoded by the coding sequence ATGTTTAAAATTCTAATTGTCGAGGATGAGGAAAAGATTCGGGTCGAGCTGCAGAACTTGTTGAATCGGTATGGCTATGAGGCTATGGTGTTGGATGATTTTCATGAAGTCGATCACCAGATTCTGCAAATCCAGCCGCATTTGGTTCTGCTGGATATCAATCTGCCGGAAATGGATGGATATATGATCTGCCGTTCCATCCGCCAGCAGTCTTCGATTCCGGTTCTGATGGTTACCAGCCGCAGCAGCGATCTCGATGAACTGATGAGCATGAGCCTGGGGGCGGATGACTTCATCACCAAACCCTATAATGTGCAGATTCTGCTGGCGCACATTCAAGCTGTCTTAAAGCGCGCTTATCCGCAGGATCAGGGCCGTCTATTGGAAGTCAACGGGGTGACGCTGGATCTCAGCAAGGGCTGTGTGATGCATGAGCATCAAAGCGTCGAGCTGACAAAAAATGAAATCCGGATTCTGTGGCTGCTGATGCGCAAACAGGGAACGATTGTCAGCCGCGACGAGATCATGACCGATCTGTGGCAGTCAGAAGAATTTGTGGATGACAACACGCTGACCGTCAATATCAACCGTCTGCGGCGCAAGCTGGAAAGCATTGGGGTCAGTCCTGACTATCTGTCAACCAAGCGCGGTTTGGGGTATCGGATATGA
- a CDS encoding sensor histidine kinase encodes MTLKEFLQDRWMFLLCQLIFMLFAGVMLRLLRVSGFALGFLAFLYLTLTGVTLGVEFYRKKMFFDQMFQLLDQLEEKYYLSEIIESPNFVEGQKLTQLFRSVSKSMNDTIAEYRRRNEDYSRYIETWVHEVKTPIASSKLIIENHSDPVTRSLEEEIDRIDQYVEQALFYTRSAVVEKDYVIRRCSLDQIVNQTIKNHAKTLISRQFSIQRENLEHIVYTDVKWIDFILGQIVTNAVKYRNSEKPVLRFQAEAFENQVILTIEDNGCGISARDLPRIFDKGFTGDNGRQVAKSTGMGLYLVKQLCDKMNIGIQAQSQPGQGTAITLSFPLSGFLLPE; translated from the coding sequence ATGACGCTGAAAGAATTTCTTCAAGACCGCTGGATGTTCCTGCTTTGTCAGCTGATCTTTATGCTTTTTGCGGGTGTCATGCTGCGGCTGTTAAGAGTCAGCGGCTTTGCCTTGGGATTTTTGGCTTTTCTGTATCTGACGCTGACCGGTGTGACGCTGGGGGTTGAATTTTATCGCAAGAAGATGTTTTTTGACCAGATGTTTCAGCTGTTGGATCAGCTTGAAGAAAAATACTATCTCTCTGAAATCATAGAATCACCCAACTTCGTCGAAGGTCAGAAGCTGACGCAGCTGTTTCGTTCCGTCAGCAAGTCGATGAACGACACCATCGCGGAATACCGCCGGCGCAATGAGGATTACAGCCGATATATTGAAACCTGGGTGCATGAAGTCAAAACACCGATCGCTTCCTCAAAGCTGATCATCGAAAATCATTCGGATCCGGTGACGCGCTCGCTGGAAGAGGAAATCGACCGGATTGATCAGTATGTCGAACAGGCGTTATTTTATACCCGCTCAGCCGTCGTGGAAAAGGATTATGTGATCCGGCGCTGTTCGCTCGATCAGATTGTCAATCAGACGATCAAAAATCATGCGAAGACCCTGATTTCCCGTCAGTTTTCGATTCAGCGGGAAAACCTGGAGCATATTGTCTATACCGATGTGAAGTGGATTGATTTCATCCTTGGTCAGATTGTCACCAATGCGGTTAAATATCGGAATTCTGAAAAACCAGTTCTGCGGTTTCAGGCGGAAGCCTTTGAAAATCAGGTGATCCTGACGATTGAAGACAACGGCTGCGGGATCAGCGCCCGGGATCTGCCGCGAATCTTTGATAAGGGCTTTACCGGAGATAACGGCCGGCAGGTAGCCAAGTCTACGGGGATGGGGTTATATCTGGTCAAACAGCTGTGCGATAAGATGAACATCGGCATTCAGGCTCAGTCACAGCCCGGGCAGGGCACGGCGATCACACTGAGCTTTCCGCTGTCCGGCTTTCTGCTTCCGGAATAA
- a CDS encoding HD domain-containing protein: MGETGLKTEEKQIELIALLKEYAQATLKREKVQSMRGYIQHGDTTTLDHAIAVAYYSLMLDQKWKLNCDQSSLVRGALLHDYFLYDWHQPHKEYGLHGFTHPSTALRNAAQDFDLNLVERNIIARHMFPLVPIPPRYRESVVVCLADKFCSLNETFSRRRYLSLVKLLSAALILHS, translated from the coding sequence ATGGGTGAAACAGGATTGAAAACTGAGGAAAAGCAAATTGAGCTGATAGCGCTGTTAAAAGAATATGCGCAGGCGACATTGAAGCGGGAAAAGGTTCAGTCAATGCGCGGCTATATTCAGCATGGCGATACGACGACACTGGATCACGCGATTGCCGTGGCTTATTACAGCCTGATGTTGGATCAGAAATGGAAGCTGAACTGCGATCAAAGCAGTCTGGTGCGGGGCGCCCTGCTGCACGACTATTTTCTTTATGACTGGCATCAGCCGCACAAAGAATATGGACTGCATGGCTTTACGCATCCTAGTACAGCGCTGCGCAATGCGGCACAGGATTTCGATCTGAACCTTGTGGAACGCAACATTATTGCCCGGCACATGTTTCCGCTGGTTCCGATTCCTCCGCGTTATCGGGAGAGCGTTGTTGTGTGTCTGGCGGATAAGTTTTGTTCGCTGAATGAAACGTTCAGCCGGCGCCGCTATCTGTCTTTGGTCAAGCTGCTTTCCGCTGCCCTGATATTGCATTCATAA
- a CDS encoding DNA methylase, with protein sequence MEMQDRVILAIDLKSFYASVECADRGLDPLTTHLAVADESRTEKTICLAISPSMKKLGLVGRPRLFEVNQKVAAVNNQRRLQAPKGKLVDSSWDAETLNRSPQLAVSYIAASPRMARYMEVSRQIYQLYLNYVSPQDIHVYSIDEVFMDVSAYLKPLGLSGRELAKKIVLDVLRTTGITATVGIGTNLYLAKVAMDIVAKHVEADQDGTRIAELDEMSYRRQCWTHRPLTDFWRVGRGYAKKLEAHGLMTMGDIARCSLADPNQFRSETLLYQLFGVNAELLIDHAWGWEPCTIADIKAYKPSSRSLGSGQVLPCPYPAEKARLIVREMTDLLALDLVDKGVVTDQVGLYVGYDVVNLRDPERRQHYHGPVKKDRIGREVPKSAHGMTHLSRPCASGKIIVDAMLALFDRIVDDSLLIRRIGVTANHLRQESELNGVEFVEQFDLFSDTEAILRQRRQESQELEKEKQVQQAILEIKRKYGKNAVLKGTNLVEGATTIKRNQQIGGHKA encoded by the coding sequence ATGGAAATGCAGGATCGTGTGATTCTTGCGATTGATCTGAAATCGTTCTACGCGTCAGTGGAATGTGCTGATCGAGGACTGGATCCGCTGACGACGCATCTGGCTGTCGCCGATGAAAGCCGAACGGAAAAAACAATTTGCCTGGCAATCTCTCCTTCCATGAAAAAACTCGGTCTGGTTGGTCGTCCGCGCTTATTCGAGGTCAATCAGAAAGTCGCAGCGGTCAACAATCAGCGGCGTCTTCAGGCACCGAAAGGAAAGCTGGTCGATTCCTCTTGGGATGCGGAAACACTGAATCGTTCGCCTCAGCTGGCAGTTTCCTATATTGCCGCCTCACCGCGGATGGCGCGGTATATGGAAGTCAGCCGGCAGATTTATCAGCTCTATTTAAATTATGTTTCACCTCAGGATATTCATGTTTATTCCATTGACGAGGTGTTTATGGATGTCAGCGCTTATTTGAAGCCGTTAGGTCTGAGCGGCCGGGAACTGGCGAAAAAGATCGTTTTGGATGTGCTGCGGACAACGGGTATTACCGCAACGGTGGGGATCGGCACGAATCTGTATCTGGCCAAGGTGGCGATGGATATCGTTGCCAAGCATGTTGAAGCCGATCAGGACGGAACGCGCATTGCGGAGCTTGACGAGATGAGCTACCGCCGGCAATGCTGGACCCACCGTCCATTGACTGATTTCTGGCGGGTTGGGCGGGGATATGCGAAAAAACTGGAAGCCCACGGGTTGATGACAATGGGAGATATTGCTCGCTGTTCGCTAGCAGATCCCAATCAATTCCGCAGTGAAACTTTGTTGTATCAGCTGTTTGGCGTCAATGCCGAGCTGCTGATTGATCATGCTTGGGGTTGGGAGCCATGTACGATCGCCGATATCAAAGCCTATAAACCGAGTTCCCGCAGTCTGGGCAGCGGACAGGTGCTGCCTTGTCCTTATCCGGCGGAAAAAGCCCGGCTGATCGTGCGGGAGATGACGGATCTGTTGGCCTTGGATTTAGTGGATAAGGGAGTGGTCACGGATCAGGTCGGACTCTATGTGGGCTATGACGTTGTGAATTTACGTGACCCCGAGCGCCGGCAGCATTATCACGGGCCGGTCAAGAAAGATCGGATCGGTCGGGAAGTGCCCAAGTCAGCCCATGGAATGACGCATCTGTCCCGTCCCTGTGCCTCCGGCAAAATAATTGTGGATGCGATGCTTGCGCTGTTTGACCGGATTGTGGACGATTCCCTGCTGATCCGCCGGATCGGCGTCACGGCCAATCATCTGCGTCAGGAAAGTGAGCTGAACGGCGTTGAATTTGTTGAGCAGTTTGATTTGTTCAGCGATACGGAAGCGATTCTGCGCCAGCGCCGTCAGGAAAGTCAGGAGCTGGAAAAAGAAAAGCAGGTGCAGCAGGCAATTTTAGAGATCAAACGGAAATATGGCAAGAATGCTGTGCTGAAAGGAACTAATCTTGTCGAAGGTGCGACGACGATCAAGCGCAACCAGCAGATCGGCGGGCATAAAGCATAA